The nucleotide sequence GGACGAAGTCGGCCACCGCCTCGGGTGACCGCGTTTCCGGCAGTCCCGCGACGACCTGCAGTGCCGGGCTGCCGGCGTCCGCGGCCAGTTCCCAGCCCTCCCCGGGCGTCCAGCGCAGCAGGTAGTCGCTCGGTTCGCGTTCTCCCGCCTGGCCCGCGAAACGGATCTGGCCGCCCGCGAAATCGCCGGTGTGCGAGCGCGTGTCCTCCGGCTGCAACCCCAGCTCCGCGGCCACCGCCCGCATGCGCGCGGCCGTGGACGGTTCGTCGTCGGTCATGGCCCGGCCGCCCTTCTGTCGCAGGCGGGGACTACCCGGGCGGGCGGGGCGGGAAACGCCGGACCCGCGGAACCGCACGGCGGAACGGTTCCGCGGGTCCGGACGGGCTACGGCGCCCAGGGAGCGTTGACGGCCCAGCTGACGTCGTCGGCCCAGGAAGCCGTGGCGTCGAAGGTGTCGGGGCCGCCGTTGCTCGCGATGTACACCGTGTTGTTGTAGTGGCGGAGGAAACGGTCGGGGTAGTTGAACGAGGCGAAGGACGTGCCTTGGCCGTTCTTCCCGGCCTGCGGACAGAACGTCGCGTCGGAGCGGAAGGCCGCGCTGCCGTCCATCGGCTGGCGCAGCAGCTGGTAGTTGTAGTGGCGCAGGAAGTCACCCGGGTAGTTGCGCGACTCGAACGACAGGCACGACGGGTTCGCCAGGCCGCGGCGCACGATCCAGGACGCGTCGCTCTTGTCCAGTGCGGAGCTGCCCGAGCTCACCACCGACGTGACGGCGTCGTCGAACTGGTGCCGGATGTAGCGCGTGGTGCAGCAGGATGTCGTGGCGCGTAGCGAGATCGTCGAGCCGGGGTTCAGCGTGCCGCCGGCCACCGGGCTCGGGCCGCCGTAGCCGACCGAGACGACGTTGGCCTGCACCGCGTTGTCGGCCGCGTCGGTCGGCAGCCCGCTGGTCATCACGCCCTCGAAGAACGAGCCGATCGAGCCGTTGCTGTTGTCGCCGCCGGTGCCGAGGACGATCGATCCTTCCTGCTGCATCGGCGAATACCCGGGCTGGGTCGGTTCCGGTCCGGCGTAGCGCGTGGCGAGGCCGCCGGACTGGGCGTTGCCGTCCTTCGTGGCGAAGAAGTTCTGCCCGTTGTTCTTCAGCAGCGCGGTGACGAACGGCGCGGCGTTGCCGGTGTAGGAGCTGTTCTTGCTCGGCCCGGCGTCGGACTGGAACAGGCCGTTCTCCAGGTCGGCCTGCACCCACGGGCCCTGGCCGACGCACGGCGAGAACCAGCACTCGGTGCCGAAGTTGATCGCGTCCATGTGGCCGTTGCCGGTGTCGGCGATGGACACCTCGGCGTTGCCGTAGTCGAAGCAGCACCGGTTGTTGACGTGGGTTCCGGACGTCACCATGTACATGCCTTCGGCCTGGCCGTTCACGGCGACGCCCGAAGCCGAGGTGTGCCGGTAGCCCATGCGGCCGGAGAACGACGCGCCGTACACCGCGTGGCCGCCCGCGGTGACGGGCAGCGCGTCCGCGGGCACGCCGGCGTTCGCCGGTCCGGCCGCGCCCGCCGGTTCGATGAACAGGTCGTTGTGCCGGGGCGACTGGTCGTAGATGACGGTGATGACGCACGTCGTGCCGGTGCAGAAGGAGTCCTGCGTGGCCGCGTTGGCGTACCCGCCGGCGGCCAGCAGCCCGACGTTGGCGACGGCGCCGTCGGAGGCCCGCTTCAGCTGGTACAGCGGCCCGTTGTAGGACGAGTACAGCGCGCGGGTGGTGCTGTGCGCGGCGACGCAGGCGGTGCCCGCGGCGCCGTAGATGTCGCACGGCAGCGACGTGGCCGCCTCGGCGGCTTGACCGGCGTTCAGGACGGTGGCGGCGAGTGCCAGTGCCCCGCCGGCCAGGAGGGAAGCAGTTCTCCGAGCGAACATGAAAAGCTCTCCGTTTCGAGGATGACGACCCTGGAAAAACGCAGGGCGAAGCATTCCGCGATGCCGGAGCACAGAATCCTCCGGGCATCCGGAATGCGGGGGAAAGACGGCGGGGGATCGGCCGGCCGGGCCCGTGATCAGGAGCGGAGCGAGGGCTCAGGGCGAACCGGCGACGACGGGCAGCATGAAAACCTCCCTGCGGCGCTGCAAGGTGTTAGCGCTAACATTTGTGCTGGAGAGAGCTTAGACGGTGAGTTCCGCCTTTGGCAACCGACGTCGTCGAATCGTGGATCGGGCGAACTCTCGAGTATTCGGAAATCTCCGGCGAACCGGGCAGTTCTGTCCACTGTGGACGCGAAGCGAGGCTTGACACGCCCTGGTGGTCATTCATACATTCAGTGTCTCTTTGTATGAATGACGGGAGTTGATCCGCATGCGGCTCGGCAAGACCGCCGTCGTCCTCGGAGGCAGTGCCGCCGGTCTCTGCGCGGCCGGCGCGCTCGCCCCGCACTTCGACCGCGTGCTGGTGCTGGAACGCGACGAACTGCCCGACGGGGCCGAGCACCGCCGCGGCGTTCCGCAGAGCAAGCACCCGCACTTCCTGCTCAACTCGGGCCGGCGCGCGATCGGCGCGCTGTTCCCCGGCTTCGAAGACGACCTCATCGCGGCGGGCGGCCTGCTGCTGATGCCGTCCATGGACGCCGCCTACCTCGACGGGCCCGGCTGGTCGGCCCGCAAGCGCAGCGCCATGACGATGGTCTACGGCTCGCGGATCCTCATCGAGCGGGTGCTGCGGGACAAGGTGCGGGAGCTGGCCAACGTCGTCGTCCGCGAAGGGGTCGCGGTGCGCGGCCTGACGAGCGCGGACGGGGAGATCACCGGCGTCGGCTTCACCGCGGCCGACGGCGACGAGCACGTCGACGCCGACTTCGTCGTGGACGCCATGGGCCGCGGGTCCCCGGTCGCCGGCTGGCTGGCGGCGGCCGGCTGGCCCGAGCCGGAAGTGCAGACGCTCGACGCCAAGGTCACTTACACCTCGCGCTGGTACGACCTGCCCGCCGAACGCCCCGCGTCCTGGTGGTGGCGGCACCTGGTGATCATGCCGACGCCGGACAAGGGCGAGCACCCCGCCGAGCACGAGTTCCTGGTCAACTTCTTCCCGATCGAGGGCAACCGCGTCATCGCCTGCATGGGGTCGTGGGGACTGGAAATGCCCAGCACCACCGACGCGTTCGTCGAGACGGCGCGCCGGGTGCGCACGCCGTTGTTCGCCGACGCCATGGACCGGTGCGCCCCCGCCTCGCCGGTCCACCTCACCCGCTCGACCGGCAACAAGTGGCGGCGCTACGACCGCCTGCGCACGCGGCCGCGGCGGCTGGTCTTCGTCGGCGACTCGATCTGCGCGTTCAACCCCTTCTACGCCCAGGGCATCAGTTCCGCGTCGGCTTCGGCCCTGCTGCTGCGCGAGCACCTGTCCCGCGCCGGACGGCTCGACGCGAGGTTCTCGGACCGCTTCTTCGCCGCGCAACGCGGATTGCTGCGCGTGCCGTGGCGCCTGGCGATGGCCAGGGACCAGGGTTACGCCTGCGCGGTGGGCACCGAACAGCTGCCGGAGTGGCGGCGGCGCCTCGTCGCGGCCGTGTCGGCGCCGGCGTTCAGCCTCGTCGTCGGCGCCGCCCGGGAGGACGCCGTGGTCGACGAGCACTTCGCCAAGGTGTTCAACCTGGACGAGTCGCTGGGGGAGATGCTGCGCAACCCGCGGGTGCTCGCGGGCCTGGTGCGTTACCGCGTCCGCGCGGCACTGGGCCGCCACCGCGTCCCGTTCGGGTTCGATCCCCAGGCCGAGCCGCCGGCCACGGACTACTCGACCGCGACGGCGACCGCGCGATGAGCACGGTGTGCGGGCCGGACGCCGAAGCCGTCACCCGCGGTCTCGGCTTCGACTGCCACGACGTCTCGCCGGTGGTTTCGGTCCGGCCGCCGTGGGCGCTCGCCCACTGGACGATGCCGCTGCTGGAACTGCTGATCGTCGGCGGTGCGGTGTTCGCTCTGGTGCATGCGCTGCGCCGTCGCCGCGAGGGCGATCCGGTGAACCTGGCGCTGTGGTGGGCTTCGCTGGTCTACCTCTTCGTCACCGAGCCACCGCTGTACTTCCCGGAGTGGTTCGGGCTCGACCGGCTGTACGGGTTCATCTTCGCCCACAACCGGTTCACCGTGCAGTTCATGGCGGACCGGTTGCCGCTCTACATCGTGGCGTTCTACCCGGCGTTCAGCCAGCTCGCCTACGAGGTCGTGCGTTCGCTGGGGCTCTTCCGGCGCGGGGCGCTGCGGGGTTCGGTGGCCGTGGCCTTCGTGTGCCAGGTGTTCTACGAAGTCTTCGACCACCTCGGCCCGCAGCTGAAGTGGTGGGCCTGGAACCCGGCCAACGCGGTCGTCAACCGGCCGGCGCTGGCGTCGGTGCCGTTGAACAGCATGCTGCTGTTCGCTTCCGTTTCGATGGCCGCGATGACCTACCTCGTCGTGCGCCTGACCGGCGGTCCGCCGCGGCGCCGGCTGGTGCTGCGGACGCTGCTGGCGGGCGTCCTCACGCCGCCGGCCATGGCGATCGCCGGGATCCCGTCGAGCTTCGCCGGCGACAACGCAGGAGCGCGGGCGTGGATCCTCGGCGTCGAGCTGGGCCTGCTGTGGCTGGCCGGCGCGTGGATCGTCGTGGCGCACCTGCGTTCCGGGGAGCCCGGGGAGCCCCTGCCGGCCTTCACGCGGTTCTACCCGGCGGTGTACCTGGGCGGGATGGCGGTGTTCTGGCTCGGGGCCCTTCCGGCTCAGCTGGCCGCGAAGGACGGCGTCACCGCGGACGGCACCCCGATCGGCAGCGGGTGGTACGCGCTCGCTTGCTTCGCCGGCGCCGGCCTGCTGCTGCTCGCGCTGTACCGGCGGGTCCGCGCCCCTGCCCCGGCTTGAGCCGCCGTTCTCGGGGAAGATGGCGGCATGGGGCACCACGGATGGCAGGGCAACCCGCCCGGCACCGAAGACGAGGCACGCCGCCGGATCGTCGAAGCGGCGACGGCGTGCCTCGACCGGGCCGGGCTGGCCAAGACGAGCCTCTCCGACGTCGCCGCCGAGGCGGGCGTCACCCGGCAGACCGTCTACCGCTACTTCCCGGGGCTGAAGGACATCCTGCGGGCCGTCGCGCTGGCCGGCGTCGAAGAGTTCGCCGGGCGGATGGAGCGGCACCTGGCCGCGTTCGGGACGGCCGCCGAAGCCGCGGTGGAGTCCGTGGTGTTCGCCGTCCGGGCGCTCCCCGGGGAGCCCCGCATGGGGCTGCTCCTGCAGGCGGGCGAAGCGGACTTCTTCACCGACGGCGTCGTTTCGCCGCTGGCGTTTTCGTACGGCGCGCGGATCCTGCGCAACCTGCCGGTCGACTGGCCGGCCGCCGGGATCGCGACCGACGAGGAGCTCCAGGGGCTCGCCGAGGTCCTGATGCGGCTGTTCCTGTCGTTCCTGCAGTATCCCTCGACACCGCCGCTCACCGACGACGGGCTGCGGGCCCTGGTCCGCCGCTGGATCGGGCCGGCGCTGCGCGGCTGAGGCGCCCGGCCGGTTTCCGGAAACCGTGCGCTGAATGCGCTGACAATTCCTGACAACGCGGGAAGTGTGATGCCTCCCACGTTCCCCCGGAATGCCGACGGCGGTGGCGAGGGTGTTCAGCCCTCGCCACCGCCGCTGCGGTGATCTCTCCCCAGTGATCTCCCGGCCACCGCGTTACTTCTTGGCGGCGGCGACCTTCTTGCGCGGGGCGCGCTTGCGCGGCGGGGCGGCGGGCGCCTCGGCCTCTTCGACCTGGGCCTGCTCGTAGGCGGCGATCACCTCGGAGGACAGCCGGCCCCGCTCGGAGACCTCGTAGCCGTTCGCGTTGGCCCAGGCGCGGATCTGCTGGTTGCGCTCGCGGTCGGTCGTGCTGGTCGTGGTCGACTGCCCGGTGGCGACGCGGACCTTGCGGCCGCCGATGCGCCGGCCGGCCCCGATGTAGCGGGCCAGTTCGTCGCGCAGGGCGGAGGCGTTCTCGTCCGAAAGGTCGATTTCGTAGGTGACGCCGTCGAGGCCGAACTGAACGGTCTGGGCGGCGGTGCTGCCGTCGATGTCGTCCAGGATCTCGACGAGGACTTTCTGGGCCACGTGAATGCTCCTCAGCTGGATGTGCGTCCGGGGGAACGCGACGTGTGACAAGTTGCACAATGGTCGGCGTTCTTCGGTGGAGTGTATCCACCCGAGGAGAGGTACGGCAATTTCCTCCTGCTTACGCGGAACGGCGGCGGCCCGAGGTGGTCCTGATAGGACCGGCCACCGCCGTTCCGGCCGGGTCGCGGGTTTCGCCCGGAGGCGGCGGCGCGGGCGGCAATACCGGCGGAAATGACGCCGGGAATCTACGTTCCGGACGGCGTGGAGCCCTGCTCGCCGTGGTGGTAGGGCGGATCCGTCTCCAGCGCCTCGTCGGCGGCCCCTTCGGCGGGATCGGCCAGTTGGGCCTCCGCGGCGGCTTCTTTCGCCTCTTTGATGAGCTGCCGGCTGTGGGCGAGGTCCGCTTCGGGCCGGTTTTCGTTCTCCGTCATCGCGACTCCTTGCCGTCGGGATTGCGTTCTCTGCCGGACGGCTACCCCCGGAGCCCCGAACGCAACCGTCGCGGCCGTTCACCCCGACGAGTGGCCACGGTGAATTGTTCGGCGGCCGCCGGGGGATCGGGTGAGCCGGTGACGGGACCGGTTCCGTGGCGCGGGAGGGCGGGAATTGCGGGTGGTTCCGTGGCCGATGTCCTGTGTGGTGGCCTTGGTGGCCGCTGGGCGATGGGCGGCGGTCAGGCCGCCGGAGAGCGGTCCGGGGTGGATCGGCGACCCGGCAAAAGGCGAAGTTCGCGCGGCAAGCTGTGAGCGGCGATCTCAGCCTGGTTTGGGCGCGAACGGCCCGCGGTGGTCGGGCGGGTGGGTTGGCTGGGCTGGGGTTGGGATCGTCGATGGTGTGGCTGGTCCGCTGGCAGCGGCCCATCCGAAATCGCCGCGGCACCGGCAGGTGGGGTTCGCCGAACCGGTTCCGGAACCCGGGTGCCGGCCGCACTCTCGACCCGCGAGGGGCGCGGAACAGGGGCGGCCCCCGCTGGAACCGCCCGGCGCACATTTCACCGCCCCGAAATGCCGGAAGGGCCCCGCACCACCCGGTGCGGGGCCCTTCCGGCATCGATGCCGGTGTTACTTCTTCTTGGCAGCCGACGTGCGCTTGGCCGGGGCCTTGGCGGCGGCCGGCTTCTTGGCCGCGGCGGTCTTGGTCGCGGCCGGCTTGGCGGCGGCGGTCTTGGCCCGCGTGGTGGTCGCCTTCGCCGTGGTGGCCTTGGCCGCGGTCGTCTTCGACGCCGTGGTCTTCGGGGCCGCCTTGGTGGCGGTGGTGGCCTTGGCGGCCGGCTTCGCCGCGGTGGCGCGGGTCCGCGTGGTGGTCGAGCGCGTGGTGGCCGGCTTGGCCGCCGCCGCGCGGGTGGTGCGGGTCGTCGTCGCCTTGGCCGGCGCGGAGGCCGCGGCGGTCTTGGTGGCGGTGGCCCGCGTGCTGGTGGTGGCGGCGGTGGCGCGCTTGACCGGGGTCGCCTTCGGGAGCTTCTTGGTGCCGGAGATGACGTCCTTGAAGGTCGTGCCGGCGCGGAAGGCGGGCACGTTGGTCTTCTTGACGCGGACAGCTTCACCGGTGCGCGGGTTGCGGGCGGTACGAGCGGCGCGGGCGCGCTTCTCGAACACCCCGAAGCCGGTGATGTTGACCTTTTCGCCCTTGTTGACCGTCCGGATGATGATGTCCACCAGACCGTCAACGGCCTGCGAAGCCACCTTCTTGTCGCCCAGACGCTCCGACAGCGCCTCGATCAGCTGGGCCTTGTTCGTCATTCCAGTCCTCCATAGTGGAACTACTAGTCACGGCCCATCTCGGCCGACACTGCACACGGTATTACCAATACCGCACAAAATCCAACCGGGGGTCGAAATATTTCCTTGTACGGGGGCGGGTTCCGCCTCCGGAACGCCCCTTCCCGGACGACGTCCGGTGCGCGGGCCGGACTGCCGCCATGCCTCTGAGCAG is from Amycolatopsis mediterranei and encodes:
- a CDS encoding TetR/AcrR family transcriptional regulator; this translates as MGHHGWQGNPPGTEDEARRRIVEAATACLDRAGLAKTSLSDVAAEAGVTRQTVYRYFPGLKDILRAVALAGVEEFAGRMERHLAAFGTAAEAAVESVVFAVRALPGEPRMGLLLQAGEADFFTDGVVSPLAFSYGARILRNLPVDWPAAGIATDEELQGLAEVLMRLFLSFLQYPSTPPLTDDGLRALVRRWIGPALRG
- a CDS encoding NAD(P)/FAD-dependent oxidoreductase — translated: MRLGKTAVVLGGSAAGLCAAGALAPHFDRVLVLERDELPDGAEHRRGVPQSKHPHFLLNSGRRAIGALFPGFEDDLIAAGGLLLMPSMDAAYLDGPGWSARKRSAMTMVYGSRILIERVLRDKVRELANVVVREGVAVRGLTSADGEITGVGFTAADGDEHVDADFVVDAMGRGSPVAGWLAAAGWPEPEVQTLDAKVTYTSRWYDLPAERPASWWWRHLVIMPTPDKGEHPAEHEFLVNFFPIEGNRVIACMGSWGLEMPSTTDAFVETARRVRTPLFADAMDRCAPASPVHLTRSTGNKWRRYDRLRTRPRRLVFVGDSICAFNPFYAQGISSASASALLLREHLSRAGRLDARFSDRFFAAQRGLLRVPWRLAMARDQGYACAVGTEQLPEWRRRLVAAVSAPAFSLVVGAAREDAVVDEHFAKVFNLDESLGEMLRNPRVLAGLVRYRVRAALGRHRVPFGFDPQAEPPATDYSTATATAR
- a CDS encoding alpha-L-arabinofuranosidase B, whose translation is MFARRTASLLAGGALALAATVLNAGQAAEAATSLPCDIYGAAGTACVAAHSTTRALYSSYNGPLYQLKRASDGAVANVGLLAAGGYANAATQDSFCTGTTCVITVIYDQSPRHNDLFIEPAGAAGPANAGVPADALPVTAGGHAVYGASFSGRMGYRHTSASGVAVNGQAEGMYMVTSGTHVNNRCCFDYGNAEVSIADTGNGHMDAINFGTECWFSPCVGQGPWVQADLENGLFQSDAGPSKNSSYTGNAAPFVTALLKNNGQNFFATKDGNAQSGGLATRYAGPEPTQPGYSPMQQEGSIVLGTGGDNSNGSIGSFFEGVMTSGLPTDAADNAVQANVVSVGYGGPSPVAGGTLNPGSTISLRATTSCCTTRYIRHQFDDAVTSVVSSGSSALDKSDASWIVRRGLANPSCLSFESRNYPGDFLRHYNYQLLRQPMDGSAAFRSDATFCPQAGKNGQGTSFASFNYPDRFLRHYNNTVYIASNGGPDTFDATASWADDVSWAVNAPWAP
- a CDS encoding HU family DNA-binding protein; protein product: MTNKAQLIEALSERLGDKKVASQAVDGLVDIIIRTVNKGEKVNITGFGVFEKRARAARTARNPRTGEAVRVKKTNVPAFRAGTTFKDVISGTKKLPKATPVKRATAATTSTRATATKTAAASAPAKATTTRTTRAAAAKPATTRSTTTRTRATAAKPAAKATTATKAAPKTTASKTTAAKATTAKATTTRAKTAAAKPAATKTAAAKKPAAAKAPAKRTSAAKKK
- a CDS encoding histone-like nucleoid-structuring protein Lsr2, whose translation is MAQKVLVEILDDIDGSTAAQTVQFGLDGVTYEIDLSDENASALRDELARYIGAGRRIGGRKVRVATGQSTTTSTTDRERNQQIRAWANANGYEVSERGRLSSEVIAAYEQAQVEEAEAPAAPPRKRAPRKKVAAAKK
- a CDS encoding DUF6292 family protein, encoding MTDDEPSTAARMRAVAAELGLQPEDTRSHTGDFAGGQIRFAGQAGEREPSDYLLRWTPGEGWELAADAGSPALQVVAGLPETRSPEAVADFVLTALSERGERPVRRSDEDAPEPALRSTSRSPRRSP